DNA sequence from the Oscillospiraceae bacterium genome:
AGACTCTATAAAAGATAGTATTGTTTTTGAAAATGTCTCGTTTTCTATCGGAAAAACAAAAATTATTAAAAATATCAATTTAGAAATAAAAAGCGGAGAAACTCTTGCTATTATGGGGCCTACCGGCTCTGGTAAGTCAACTATTCTTTCGTTACTTTTAAGAATATATGATGTAAGTGAAGGCTCAATTAAAATAGACGGAATTGATATTCGGGATTATAAGCTTGATTCTTTAAGAAGATGCTTTGGAGTTTCAGCTCAGGATGTTTTTCTGTTTTCAAATACAATAGAAGGAAATATTGCTTTTTCTGACCCCGAAATGAGTATTGAAGAAATACAAAAGTATGCTTCATCTTCCTGTGCAGACAGCTTTATTCGAAAAACTCCCGAAGGCTATGAAACAATAATCGGAGAAATGGGTGTTGGTCTTTCCGGAGGTCAAAAACAGAGAATTTCTCTTGCAAGAGCTCTTGCTGCCAACGCTTCGGTTCTTGTTCTTGACGATACTACAAGTGCAGTAGATATGGAAACCGAAAAGAAAATTCAAGATGAGCTTTCTAAAATAAACTGTACCAAAATAATTATCGCACAAAGAATCACAAGTGTTTTTAAAGCAGATAAAATTATGATACTTGAAAAAGGAGAAATCTCTCAAATCGGAAATCATAATTATTTAAAAAATATTGACGGATATTACAAAACTGTCCTTGATATTCAGCATCCCGACAGAATAGCTGAGGAGGTGGTATGTAATGGCTAAGAATACATATAACGTTGATGAACGTCTTGAGACCCCTTTTAATTTCGACCATCTAAAAAGAAGCTTCGCTTACGTTAAAACTCAGTCTAAGCTTCTTTTAACCGCTTTAATTGTAAACATAATAATTATTGTTTTAAATCTTTCTATTCCCTATTTTACTCAAGTTGTTCTTGATAAATGTATACCAAACGGTGATGTTCCTTTACTTATAAAAATCGGTATTCTTTATATCGTCGTTCTTATTGTAACTCATCTTTTATCCTACATACAAAGCAGATGCCTTGCCATAGGCGGACAGCGTATAGTTCATAAAATGCGTGAGGATTTATTTAATCATCTGCAAAAACTTCCTTTTTCCTATTTTGATAGCCGTCCTCACGGTAAAATACTTGTAAGAGTTGTAAATTACGTAAACAACGTTGCAAACTTTCTTTCAAACGGACTTGTCAATTTTCTTTTACAAATAATAACTCTTGTTTTTATAACAATATTTATGTTTTTCACAAGCGTACCTTTAGCTCTTGTAACTATTTCAGGTGTTCCCTTTCTTGTTTTGTTTTTATGCTTAATTAAAAACAAACAAAGGCGTTCTTGGCTTACTGTAAACAATAAAAACTCAAATGTAAATGCTTATTTAGGAGAAAACATCAACGGAATAAAAGTTTCTCAAACTTTTTCAAGACAAAAAATAAACGAATCTATTTTCAGAAAACTTATTTTAGAAGCAAAAAAAGCCTGGATGTATGCCTGCAAAATTTCATTTAAATTAGGTCCTGTAATTGAAGTTATAACCTTTTCTGTTACTTGTCTTATCTATTTATCTTTTTCCTTTGTTTTTGAAGGAATTACTATTGGTGTTCTTTTTGCTATGACAGCTTATGCAAGCCGCTTTTGGCAGCCGATACAAGCTATCGGAAGCATTTACAATGAGCTTATAAATACAGGCTCTTATCTTGAAAGAATATTTGAAACCTTAGACGAACCGATAAGCATAGACGACAAAGAAGATGCATATGATATCGGTGAAATAGAAGGAAATGTTGAATTTAAAGATGTTACTTTTTCATACGAAGAAGGTTTTACAATTTTTGAACATCTTAATTTTAGTGTAAAGGCCGGACAAAGCATAGCTCTTGTAGGACCAACAGGCGCAGGAAAAACAACAATTGTAAATCTTATCAGCAGATTTTATGATATTGACAGCGGCGCTCTTACTATTGACGGTCATAACATCGGCGATGTTACAATAAAATCTTTAAGAAAAAATATGGGAATAATGCTTCAAGACCCTTTTATTTTTAAAGGAACTATTGCCGATAACATTCGTTACGGCAAGCTCGATGCTACAATTGAGGAAATTATAGATGCTGCTAAAACAGTACACGCCCATGATTTTATTGAAAAACTGCCTTTAGGATATGATACTCCACTATCTGAAAACGGTTCTTCCATTTCTGCGGGACAAAGGCAACTTATTTCATTTGCAAGAACCTTGCTTTCAAATCCCAGAATACTTATTCTTGACGAAGCCACAAGCGCAATAGACACTAAAACAG
Encoded proteins:
- a CDS encoding ABC transporter ATP-binding protein, which codes for MAKNTYNVDERLETPFNFDHLKRSFAYVKTQSKLLLTALIVNIIIIVLNLSIPYFTQVVLDKCIPNGDVPLLIKIGILYIVVLIVTHLLSYIQSRCLAIGGQRIVHKMREDLFNHLQKLPFSYFDSRPHGKILVRVVNYVNNVANFLSNGLVNFLLQIITLVFITIFMFFTSVPLALVTISGVPFLVLFLCLIKNKQRRSWLTVNNKNSNVNAYLGENINGIKVSQTFSRQKINESIFRKLILEAKKAWMYACKISFKLGPVIEVITFSVTCLIYLSFSFVFEGITIGVLFAMTAYASRFWQPIQAIGSIYNELINTGSYLERIFETLDEPISIDDKEDAYDIGEIEGNVEFKDVTFSYEEGFTIFEHLNFSVKAGQSIALVGPTGAGKTTIVNLISRFYDIDSGALTIDGHNIGDVTIKSLRKNMGIMLQDPFIFKGTIADNIRYGKLDATIEEIIDAAKTVHAHDFIEKLPLGYDTPLSENGSSISAGQRQLISFARTLLSNPRILILDEATSAIDTKTELLLQEGIKSLLKNRTSFIIAHRLSTIQNCDKICYICDKGIKESGTHEELLKAKGFYYNLHSAQIREIS